From one Rosa rugosa chromosome 4, drRosRugo1.1, whole genome shotgun sequence genomic stretch:
- the LOC133742880 gene encoding uncharacterized protein LOC133742880 isoform X1, which yields MNLQLKFRLYFPTIIVGQWQATEHRKCNERSVPWKGEKPMSFALFATAQQAIAAKDTLQSMVFDMESKTLLHIEMAKKNLFLKRGRYIVPKMKMLAHYAKEEDDVEVHSAALALHQLLITVDKLFGLQCIAARYSRDPKTPS from the exons ATGAACTTGCAACTAAAGTTCAG GCTCTATTTTCCAACTATTATAGTTGGTCAGTGGCAGGCCACAGAACACAGGAAATGTAATGAAAGGTCAGTCCCTTGGAAAGGCGAGAAGCCCATGAGTTTTGCGCTCTTCGCCACTGCTCAACAAGCTATTGCTGCCAAAGACACTCTTCAA AGTATGGTTTTCGATATGGAATCAAAGACATTGCTGCATATAGAGATGGCAAAGAAGAATCTTTTTCTAAAAAGAG GTAGATATATAGTTCCAAAGATGAAAATGTTGGCTCACTATGCAAAGGAGGAAGATGATGTAGAAGTCCA TTCTGCTGCTTTGGCTTTGCATCAACTTCTTATAACAGTTGACAAACTCTTTGGGCTACAATGTATTGCTGCAAGGTATAGTCGAGACCCAAAGACACCATCCTAG
- the LOC133742880 gene encoding uncharacterized protein LOC133742880 isoform X4, translating into MKEYGFRYGIKDIAAYRDGKEESFSKKSPGRYIVPKMKMLAHYAKEEDDVEVHSAALALHQLLITVDKLFGLQCIAARYSRDPKTPS; encoded by the exons ATGAAAG AGTATGGTTTTCGATATGGAATCAAAGACATTGCTGCATATAGAGATGGCAAAGAAGAATCTTTTTCTAAAAAGAG TCCAGGTAGATATATAGTTCCAAAGATGAAAATGTTGGCTCACTATGCAAAGGAGGAAGATGATGTAGAAGTCCA TTCTGCTGCTTTGGCTTTGCATCAACTTCTTATAACAGTTGACAAACTCTTTGGGCTACAATGTATTGCTGCAAGGTATAGTCGAGACCCAAAGACACCATCCTAG
- the LOC133742880 gene encoding uncharacterized protein LOC133742880 isoform X2, producing the protein MNLQLKFRLYFPTIIVGQWQATEHRKCNERSVPWKGEKPMSFALFATAQQAIAAKDTLQSMVFDMESKTLLHIEMAKKNLFLKRGRYIVPKMKMLAHYAKEEDDVEVQYSRDPKTPS; encoded by the exons ATGAACTTGCAACTAAAGTTCAG GCTCTATTTTCCAACTATTATAGTTGGTCAGTGGCAGGCCACAGAACACAGGAAATGTAATGAAAGGTCAGTCCCTTGGAAAGGCGAGAAGCCCATGAGTTTTGCGCTCTTCGCCACTGCTCAACAAGCTATTGCTGCCAAAGACACTCTTCAA AGTATGGTTTTCGATATGGAATCAAAGACATTGCTGCATATAGAGATGGCAAAGAAGAATCTTTTTCTAAAAAGAG GTAGATATATAGTTCCAAAGATGAAAATGTTGGCTCACTATGCAAAGGAGGAAGATGATGTAGAAGTCCA GTATAGTCGAGACCCAAAGACACCATCCTAG
- the LOC133742880 gene encoding uncharacterized protein LOC133742880 isoform X3, whose translation MNLQLKFRLYFPTIIVGQWQATEHRKCNERSVPWKGEKPMSFALFATAQQAIAAKDTLQSMVFDMESKTLLHIEMAKKNLFLKRGRYIVPKMKMLAHYAKEEDDVEV comes from the exons ATGAACTTGCAACTAAAGTTCAG GCTCTATTTTCCAACTATTATAGTTGGTCAGTGGCAGGCCACAGAACACAGGAAATGTAATGAAAGGTCAGTCCCTTGGAAAGGCGAGAAGCCCATGAGTTTTGCGCTCTTCGCCACTGCTCAACAAGCTATTGCTGCCAAAGACACTCTTCAA AGTATGGTTTTCGATATGGAATCAAAGACATTGCTGCATATAGAGATGGCAAAGAAGAATCTTTTTCTAAAAAGAG GTAGATATATAGTTCCAAAGATGAAAATGTTGGCTCACTATGCAAAGGAGGAAGATGATGTAGAA GTATAG